One segment of Armatimonadota bacterium DNA contains the following:
- the xerC gene encoding tyrosine recombinase XerC, whose protein sequence is MQQSVSLFVTLEDAKELFLTAMLAEGFSETTLRNYRCILGLFERFLKQRGVHTLQQVTPEAVRQWLVFKRENGVSPHHILNCYRLPRRWWRWLMAEGLVQDDAFANVRKPRTPQIIKSALDEAQVAALLRAASEGKGWLALRNRALVMMLLSSGLRATEAHRLKVRDVLQSSGNIIVYGKGGKMRIVPLLPEVKLAIQRYLIANPFKPQQDDPLWWGINGALTLGALKHAVYDLAKRAGIRAGPHALRRTFATRLLQDGVSMEHVRQLLGHSGYAVIKQYVALTQVDLMEAAVQHNPLRSYRQRKPDL, encoded by the coding sequence ATGCAACAGAGCGTTAGCTTATTCGTAACGCTGGAAGACGCGAAGGAGCTGTTTCTGACAGCAATGCTAGCCGAAGGCTTCAGCGAAACGACACTACGGAACTACCGTTGCATTCTCGGGCTGTTTGAGCGGTTCCTGAAACAGCGTGGCGTCCACACTCTTCAGCAAGTCACACCAGAAGCGGTTCGGCAGTGGCTGGTGTTCAAGCGCGAGAACGGTGTGTCGCCCCATCACATTCTCAACTGCTATCGTTTGCCCAGACGCTGGTGGCGCTGGCTTATGGCTGAAGGGCTGGTTCAGGACGATGCCTTCGCTAACGTCCGCAAGCCCAGAACACCACAGATCATCAAGAGCGCGCTGGATGAGGCGCAAGTGGCGGCACTATTGAGAGCGGCGTCCGAAGGCAAGGGTTGGCTGGCTCTGCGAAACCGTGCACTCGTGATGATGCTTCTGAGTAGTGGGCTTCGGGCAACGGAAGCACATCGCCTGAAGGTCAGGGACGTGCTTCAATCATCGGGCAATATTATCGTTTATGGCAAGGGCGGTAAGATGCGAATCGTGCCACTGCTACCGGAAGTCAAACTGGCTATCCAGCGATACTTAATCGCCAACCCATTCAAACCTCAACAAGATGACCCGCTGTGGTGGGGGATCAACGGCGCACTGACGCTGGGTGCGTTGAAGCACGCGGTCTACGACCTGGCTAAACGCGCAGGGATCCGGGCAGGTCCTCACGCCTTGCGAAGGACGTTCGCTACCAGACTGCTTCAGGACGGGGTGAGCATGGAGCACGTACGACAACTGCTGGGGCATAGCGGTTACGCAGTGATAAAACAATACGTGGCACTCACACAAGTAGACTTGATGGAGGCGGCGGTGCAACATAATCCGCTGCGCTCGTACAGACAACGGAAACCGGACCTGTAG